DNA from Pochonia chlamydosporia 170 chromosome Unknown PCv3seq00041, whole genome shotgun sequence:
TGTCCCCTGGCTCCTTCGAATATTCCAGTGCCTCTCCCGTCAACTCGCCTCGGACAACAGCTCAGTACAACTCCACTATGCTTTCACATCTCCACGTCATTGACGActctgatgctgatgacgGCATTGGACACGTTGTTGATGACTCTGAGAGTGATGACGGCAGTGGATACGTTGTTGATGACTCTGATAGTGATGACAGCATTGGACCCGTTGAGCTACCCGATGGCCGCCTGGTCTGTCGCCCCCACGGCTTGACATTTTGCCCATACTGTTGCGTCGACTTTAGTTTCATGGAGGAGCTGTTGGAAGACCCAGAGGAACGGCTGGAGCGCGAGACGAACGAACTTTATGAGCAATTGAGCGATGAAATGCAGGCCGACATTGATGCGCGATGGGTTCCCCCAGAAGGCTTGCAGACGGTCCAGCATACCATGGAAACAATGGAACCAAAACTGGCTTCCACATCATCGATACAGCCGCATCATCGGAACCTTGCGGCCGCACCATCAGACGAGGCACAGGACGTGTCTTTCCCACCAAGTTCAATCCGCCGTCAGCGACTTCCGCCCCCGGAGTATTGTTCCCAGCCGGAATTGGCCATCAAGCTATCCCGCCCGTTGCTCGATTCATCCGCCGCGACGATTCGGAACAATTACTGATCTATGCCGATGGTGCCTGTCTCAACAATGGACAGCCCAACCCAAAGGCTGGATGGGCATTCGTCTTCAAGCCCGATACTAACCAGCCGTCTGGGATTGTGTCTGCCCGCCTTGAGAAGAAAGGACCCTTCGGAGACGCATTCGCCCAGACCAGCAACCGGGCTGAGCTACGAGCTGTGCTTGCTGCTCTCCGATTCCGGCACTGGCGAGGCGAGGGGTTCTCGACGTTAGTTTTCGCTACGGACTCCGAATATGTGGCAGAAGGGGCCACGTCGTGGATTCGCGGCTGGGTGCGGAATGGATGGAAAACGAGCACGGGCGCTGATGTCAAGAACAAGGATATGTGTGAGGTACTGCTTGGGGAGGTTGAGCGgtgggatgatgagggcTTGAAGATTCAATTCTGGAGAATTCCCCGAACGCTGAACGGGATGGCGGACAGCGCGGCGAAGCAAGCTGCAAGGAAGGTGGAAGATCCGGATGATTACCGTGATGTTTTGGGTGTCCTCACATAGTTTGGGATGATGGCCCAGGGCTGCATTCTTGATCTGAGACCCAAATCACTCCGCTGAATTAGCGTGTGCTCCGGCCTGTCTGGGAGCGCACGCACAATACCGTAATGAATGAGGTGGGCTTTCCGATTGTGAGGGTACAGGTAGCAGTAAGCTTGGAAGCAACGGCTAATGTACCTTGGCTGACCACAGATCAactgaaaacaaaaagccaGACACTCCCGTAAGATGAAACACCCTGCTTTTAGAACGCGACAGAGTAATGATTCATTCTCAGAATCATTGCTGCTCCTGCGTGAGAGGTGGCTTCGTGACCTGTCAGAAATACGGTGGCGAGAGAGTTCTTTATCTTCATTGGTATAACTAGGCAACTACCCTATCACCTTACTTTTTCTCAAGTGGTTGGCCAACCTTTCATATTTTGTTATCTAAGAGTTGACGGCCGAGCCCAAATGATGAAGGTGCACGGGTAATAGTTGTTTCCGTACTCCGCCGCGACACTTGCCGAGTTGCCCAATGTCCCCCCACTCAACCAAACGACACGGACAGTAACACAACATGCACAGAAGCGATGATGTTCTCTATATTTGCACAAACCCACGAGCGGGTGGATCTACCGGTCCGGCAACTACTACTTCTACTAGCTCAACTGCCTCGATGATCCACCATGGCTCTGTCGGTCGAGCCTGGCATAAATCCTGTCCTCAAACTAGCGAAACACCACCCATTTTGAACAGCACACACAGCCGTGGCCGGCGACTCGAACCCAAATCGAGATTGGTGGTTCCAGGCGGCCTGACGGTCCCCCACGAAATTAAAAACAAGTGTGTTCGATTAGGTTGGGCACCGAAGGACGGTAAAGGAAAGAGACCTGCCGTGT
Protein-coding regions in this window:
- a CDS encoding RNase H domain protein (similar to Beauveria bassiana ARSEF 2860 XP_008603314.1), which produces MSPGSFEYSSASPVNSPRTTAQYNSTMLSHLHVIDDSDADDGIGHVVDDSESDDGSGYVVDDSDSDDSIGPVELPDGRLVCRPHGLTFCPYCCVDFSFMEELLEDPEERLERETNELYEQLSDEMQADIDARWVPPEGLQTVQHTMETMEPKLASTSSIQPHHRNLAAAPSDEAQDVSFPPSSIRPIPPVARFIRRDDSEQLLIYADGACLNNGQPNPKAGWAFVFKPDTNQPSGIVSARLEKKGPFGDAFAQTSNRAELRAVLAALRFRHWRGEGFSTLVFATDSEYVAEGATSWIRGWVRNGWKTSTGADVKNKDMCEVLLGEVERWDDEGLKIQFWRIPRTLNGMADSAAKQAARKVEDPDDYRDVLGVLT